From one Allorhizobium ampelinum S4 genomic stretch:
- a CDS encoding SphA family protein has product MKNTRTLLGAALFLTGCFTAANAAENSNTQYAPGASQFYAGAIPPFEGFYFLSQTSYFSANRVNDGKGREIPIDFKVKATVETLRFIYVSDIRIGDAQLWGQLVLPLIHLDISNTFARDSGFNLGDATATVGLSWHPDQNQTFITGIDIGIPTGAYDENALANAGLNHWSVQPTVAYHYSDPQGLEFATAARVIFNSENTATDYKTGNEFVLDYAVGWNFGKIRVGATGYYIKQFTDDKGPGVASDGHRGEGLAIGPSLTYNFNPGLGISASWQHDVVAKNRTEGNTLWVNLATKF; this is encoded by the coding sequence ATGAAAAACACACGGACGTTACTGGGGGCAGCACTTTTCCTCACGGGCTGTTTTACAGCGGCAAACGCCGCAGAAAACAGCAATACGCAATATGCACCGGGCGCGTCACAATTTTACGCGGGCGCCATTCCTCCATTTGAGGGATTTTATTTTCTTTCGCAGACAAGTTACTTTAGCGCCAACAGAGTCAATGACGGCAAAGGTCGTGAAATACCCATAGACTTCAAGGTGAAAGCCACCGTTGAAACTCTTCGCTTCATTTATGTATCAGATATCCGTATCGGCGACGCCCAACTCTGGGGACAGCTCGTCCTTCCCCTTATTCACCTCGATATTTCCAACACATTTGCAAGAGACTCTGGCTTTAACCTGGGAGACGCAACTGCAACTGTTGGGTTATCATGGCACCCTGATCAGAATCAGACATTCATCACCGGGATAGACATCGGCATACCGACCGGCGCTTACGACGAGAACGCCCTTGCCAATGCGGGCCTTAATCACTGGTCCGTACAGCCAACGGTTGCCTATCATTATTCCGACCCACAAGGACTTGAATTCGCGACCGCCGCGAGGGTCATCTTCAACTCCGAAAACACAGCAACCGACTACAAAACCGGTAATGAGTTCGTCCTTGATTACGCAGTCGGCTGGAATTTTGGCAAGATAAGAGTCGGAGCAACAGGATATTACATCAAGCAGTTCACCGATGACAAAGGACCCGGCGTCGCCTCCGACGGCCATCGCGGCGAAGGTCTGGCGATTGGTCCATCATTGACCTATAACTTCAATCCGGGCCTGGGCATAAGCGCGTCATGGCAACATGACGTGGTGGCTAAAAACCGAACCGAAGGCAACACTCTCTGGGTGAATCTCGCAACAAAATTCTAG
- the treZ gene encoding malto-oligosyltrehalose trehalohydrolase, translated as MQDMTFGPVLYGNGTIFSLWAPLQEKVLLKIEGQEPRPMTAGDNGWYSAEVPEVGAGCRYNFILEDGLAVPDPASRFQPDDVHGPSEVIDPAYAWQQTEWQGLPWEEIVIYELHVGSFTPAGTFTAIIERLDHLKNLGVTALQLMPISDFPGRWNWGYDGVLPYAPDSSYGRPEDLKRLVDEAHARGICIFLDVVYNHFGPDGNYLPAYAPIFTDKHITPWGPGVNYDGDQSEAVREFVVRNAIYWVDEFRIDGLRFDAVHAIEDERKPHILHDIAMRTRACALGRAVHLIVENEDNNADLLERNKNGAPIHFTAQWNDDIHHVLHITATGENFGYYQDYANDMSKLGRALAEGFVYQGEHMPYSGKERGMPSTHLPPTAFISFIQNHDQIGNRALGDRMAASQPSEALKALAAVYLLAPQIPMLFMGEEWGAKTPFPFFCDFNEELNEAVRQGRRKELSRLPGFDADDASDPTAQTTFSGAKLSWEPDQQDGEILQFYRELLALRKEKIVPLLQDAHGHAGNYSSLGSVTIVRWTLGSHNLTLTANLTAETVENPIYTNGECLFTFGTQPGNNLGPWAVVWRIEPC; from the coding sequence ACAGCGCCGAAGTGCCTGAGGTCGGGGCCGGATGCCGTTATAACTTCATCCTGGAGGATGGCCTCGCTGTTCCAGATCCCGCCTCACGCTTCCAGCCCGACGATGTGCATGGGCCAAGCGAGGTTATCGACCCAGCCTATGCCTGGCAGCAGACCGAATGGCAGGGACTGCCCTGGGAAGAGATCGTCATCTACGAACTGCACGTGGGAAGCTTTACGCCCGCCGGAACGTTTACAGCCATCATCGAACGGCTGGACCACCTGAAAAACCTCGGCGTGACCGCGCTGCAACTCATGCCAATCAGCGACTTTCCAGGACGCTGGAACTGGGGCTATGACGGCGTATTGCCTTATGCACCCGATAGCAGCTACGGCCGTCCTGAGGATCTGAAGCGGCTGGTGGACGAAGCCCATGCACGCGGCATCTGCATCTTTCTCGATGTGGTCTATAATCACTTCGGTCCGGACGGAAATTATCTTCCCGCCTATGCGCCGATCTTTACCGACAAGCACATCACGCCCTGGGGGCCGGGTGTCAATTACGATGGCGACCAGTCGGAAGCCGTGCGTGAATTCGTCGTGCGCAATGCCATATACTGGGTGGACGAGTTTCGGATCGACGGACTGCGCTTCGACGCCGTTCACGCCATAGAAGACGAGCGCAAGCCCCATATCCTTCATGATATCGCCATGCGGACACGCGCTTGCGCACTCGGACGGGCCGTGCATCTGATCGTCGAGAATGAAGACAACAATGCCGACCTGCTCGAACGTAATAAAAATGGTGCGCCCATCCATTTCACCGCGCAGTGGAATGACGACATTCACCATGTCCTGCACATCACGGCCACCGGTGAAAATTTTGGCTATTATCAGGATTACGCAAACGACATGTCTAAGCTCGGTCGGGCGCTGGCAGAGGGCTTTGTCTACCAAGGCGAGCACATGCCCTATAGCGGGAAGGAAAGGGGCATGCCGAGCACCCACCTGCCACCGACTGCATTCATTTCCTTTATCCAGAACCATGACCAGATCGGCAATCGCGCCTTGGGCGACAGGATGGCCGCATCGCAACCATCAGAGGCGTTGAAGGCACTGGCGGCGGTTTATCTGCTGGCCCCGCAGATCCCCATGCTGTTCATGGGAGAGGAATGGGGCGCAAAGACCCCCTTTCCGTTTTTCTGCGATTTCAACGAAGAGCTGAATGAAGCGGTAAGACAGGGACGGCGCAAGGAATTGTCAAGGTTGCCCGGCTTCGATGCCGATGATGCATCCGATCCAACAGCACAGACAACATTCAGTGGCGCCAAACTATCATGGGAGCCAGACCAGCAAGACGGTGAAATTCTGCAATTTTACCGCGAATTGCTGGCGCTGCGTAAAGAGAAAATCGTTCCTCTGCTGCAAGATGCCCACGGGCATGCGGGCAACTATAGCAGCCTGGGGTCAGTGACAATTGTGCGCTGGACGCTCGGTTCACACAATCTGACCCTCACCGCCAATCTGACTGCCGAGACTGTGGAGAACCCAATATATACCAACGGCGAATGCCTGTTCACGTTCGGCACACAGCCAGGAAACAATCTCGGTCCCTGGGCCGTTGTCTGGCGCATTGAACCTTGCTGA